One genomic region from Cryptosporangium phraense encodes:
- a CDS encoding chitinase, with protein sequence MMTTAGAYAAVGSPFDGGGESELASCRSDACRHPEPSTEPAPSTESPARHVRRSHPAPGVGKASPTPKKTASNGTEFAPYVDLLQYPAVDLLAVRAAGIKHLNLAFIVSGDGCTASWGGSTSVGDATIKARVAAYRAAGGSVRISFGGESGTELAASCSSADELASAYQGVIDEFGVSKVDFDIEGGVLSDTDANDRRSKAIAIMQRNASSAGKTLDVSVTLPVNPSGLTSAGLSLLNSAASNGATIHAVNVMAMDFGESAAPDPDGKMGYYAIQSMKGTHAQVKSVFGLSSAEAWSRVAVTTLIGVNEPSTEVFTESDARQLSAFARSVGAAWVSMWQIARDQPCGDGNEADATSDACAGSSDNKYDFVRAFLA encoded by the coding sequence GTGATGACGACGGCCGGCGCCTACGCGGCCGTGGGGTCGCCGTTCGACGGCGGCGGCGAGAGCGAGCTGGCCTCGTGCCGGTCGGACGCGTGCAGGCACCCGGAACCCTCCACCGAGCCGGCGCCGTCGACGGAGAGCCCGGCCCGGCACGTGCGTCGCTCGCACCCGGCCCCGGGCGTGGGCAAGGCGTCGCCGACGCCGAAGAAGACCGCGTCGAACGGCACCGAGTTCGCGCCCTACGTCGATCTGCTGCAGTACCCGGCGGTCGACCTGCTCGCGGTTCGCGCCGCCGGGATCAAGCACCTCAACCTGGCGTTCATCGTGTCGGGCGACGGCTGCACCGCGAGCTGGGGCGGCTCGACGTCGGTCGGCGACGCGACGATCAAGGCCCGGGTGGCGGCCTACCGAGCGGCCGGCGGGTCGGTGCGCATCTCGTTCGGTGGCGAGTCGGGCACCGAGCTGGCGGCTTCCTGCTCGTCGGCCGATGAGCTCGCGTCGGCGTACCAGGGCGTCATCGACGAGTTCGGCGTGAGCAAAGTGGACTTCGACATCGAGGGCGGTGTGCTCTCCGACACCGACGCCAACGACCGCCGCTCGAAGGCGATCGCGATCATGCAGCGGAACGCCTCGTCGGCCGGCAAGACGCTCGACGTGTCGGTGACGCTGCCGGTCAACCCCAGTGGGCTGACGTCGGCCGGCTTGAGCCTGCTGAACAGCGCAGCCAGCAACGGCGCGACGATCCACGCGGTCAACGTGATGGCGATGGACTTCGGCGAGTCGGCTGCGCCCGACCCGGACGGCAAGATGGGGTACTACGCGATCCAGTCGATGAAGGGCACGCACGCGCAGGTCAAGAGCGTATTCGGGTTGTCGTCGGCGGAGGCTTGGTCGCGGGTAGCGGTCACTACGTTGATCGGTGTGAACGAGCCGTCGACCGAGGTCTTCACGGAGTCGGACGCCCGGCAGTTGAGCGCGTTCGCGCGGTCGGTGGGGGCGGCTTGGGTGTCTATGTGGCAGATTGCGCGGGATCAGCCTTGTGGTGATGGGAATGAGGCTGATGCGACGTCGGATGCTTGTGCCGGTTCCAGCGATAACAAGTACGACTTCGTGCGAGCTTTCCTCGCGTAG
- a CDS encoding SAM-dependent methyltransferase, with translation MGGSENVEIDTSVVHSARRYDYWLGGKDNFAADRESGDAIASRFPSVPLAAQENRKFLRRAVTYLSKEVGIRQFLDIGTGIPAANNTHEVAQSIAPESRVVYVDNDPIVLVHARALLSSSPEGATAYLDADFHEPERILEDPDLQRVLDLSQPVGLMLIAILHFMKEADRPYENVARLVDALPSGSHLTVTNATLDFAAPQDAADARAMLGHEMEWRSSAELARFFDGMTLIEPGVVPVSEWRPEETDRPAPAQVSSYGAMGAK, from the coding sequence ATGGGTGGTTCGGAGAACGTCGAGATCGACACGTCAGTGGTGCACTCCGCGCGACGGTACGATTACTGGCTCGGGGGCAAGGACAATTTCGCGGCCGACCGCGAATCCGGTGACGCGATCGCGAGCCGGTTTCCGTCGGTGCCATTGGCCGCGCAGGAGAATCGTAAATTCCTCCGGCGGGCCGTGACGTACCTGTCCAAAGAGGTGGGCATTCGTCAGTTCCTGGACATCGGGACGGGCATTCCGGCCGCGAACAACACCCACGAGGTCGCGCAGTCGATCGCGCCGGAATCGCGCGTGGTCTACGTCGACAACGACCCGATCGTGCTCGTGCACGCGCGCGCCCTGCTCTCCAGCAGTCCGGAGGGCGCCACCGCGTACCTGGACGCCGACTTCCACGAGCCGGAGCGGATCCTCGAGGACCCGGACCTGCAGCGGGTCCTCGACCTGTCCCAGCCGGTCGGACTCATGCTGATCGCGATCCTGCACTTCATGAAGGAGGCGGACCGCCCGTACGAGAACGTCGCCCGGCTGGTCGACGCGCTGCCCTCGGGCAGCCACCTGACCGTGACCAACGCCACGCTCGACTTCGCCGCTCCCCAGGACGCGGCCGACGCCCGAGCGATGCTCGGGCACGAGATGGAGTGGCGGTCCAGCGCCGAGCTGGCCCGATTTTTCGACGGGATGACGCTGATCGAGCCGGGCGTGGTGCCGGTGAGCGAGTGGCGCCCCGAGGAGACCGACCGGCCGGCCCCGGCCCAGGTCTCGTCGTACGGCGCGATGGGGGCGAAGTAA
- a CDS encoding SigE family RNA polymerase sigma factor: protein MPVRPREHAFHLFFETHHVELARMASLITGDQSVADDLAADALAEIWRYWDRVNAADDPLAYARGVLVNVARNWNRKNGLEQRGARLTSLFRRESPITETDVPFALDVRAALARLPYRRRACVVLRYAFDLSEREVAEILGISVGTVKSQTSRGAAQLAELISQDHLGEPELRRAVLTRAARHSELEAGR, encoded by the coding sequence GTGCCCGTTCGGCCCCGCGAGCATGCCTTCCACCTATTTTTCGAGACCCATCACGTGGAGCTGGCCCGAATGGCGTCGCTGATCACCGGCGACCAGAGCGTCGCGGACGACCTCGCCGCCGACGCGTTGGCCGAGATCTGGCGCTACTGGGACCGCGTCAACGCGGCCGACGACCCGCTCGCCTACGCCCGCGGTGTGCTGGTGAACGTGGCCCGGAACTGGAACCGCAAGAACGGCCTCGAGCAGCGCGGCGCGCGCTTGACGAGCCTGTTCCGCCGGGAGAGCCCGATCACCGAGACCGACGTCCCGTTCGCGCTCGACGTCCGGGCCGCGCTGGCCCGGCTGCCCTACCGGCGTCGGGCCTGCGTCGTCCTCCGCTACGCGTTCGACCTGTCCGAGCGGGAGGTCGCCGAAATCCTCGGCATCTCGGTCGGCACCGTGAAGAGCCAGACCTCCCGCGGCGCCGCTCAGCTGGCCGAGCTCATCTCCCAGGACCACCTCGGCGAACCCGAACTCCGCCGCGCCGTACTCACCAGGGCCGCCCGGCACAGCGAGCTGGAGGCCGGGCGATGA
- a CDS encoding APC family permease, with amino-acid sequence MARHLSETDSGPLAGWQLAIVATMSHAPLIVAWVAIPGAFQFGHLVAMPLVYVLGGITLLCAALAFTSMARRIRHPGGLYSLVSHGLGPAAGLGVAVVVLISYLGSIVSLYAVFGLTFSALFTDAFGHDLPVEVSAVAGAVVISLLGLVPLRRVIWLLGGLLTAQIVVLLWFDVRALQLPMQHEDFIAPLHPGWLFSGSFGIALCFAVTAFIGLDTSLNFVRDVRRPGRSVPFAAYLAGALMTAASALSAWAVGAATSGQARAAVAPDDVAATAGTTGQSLFTLIGRIVGPEHATGIGRLIMWTLLLATVGTAVVLHKAVNRQLAGLSGDGVLPSSFGLGTRGPVRLIVPAIAAIGAVAVVATGDRIYALWLGLASGLGITGALTLTSIGAVFWFLRTGEGETGVGGWEVRVVAGALSTVVTGFVFVFGLLRLTSVFPPAGGRPSWLLAVLIGTAFVFGVVTALVLRSTRPSVYASIGRASGSADPGPGVEPSGPGAHPGVADQANVPWTETSSWPADAVAK; translated from the coding sequence ATGGCCAGGCACCTGTCCGAGACCGACTCCGGCCCGCTGGCCGGATGGCAACTGGCGATCGTGGCGACGATGAGCCACGCGCCGCTGATCGTCGCGTGGGTGGCGATTCCCGGCGCCTTCCAGTTCGGACACCTGGTGGCGATGCCGCTGGTATACGTGCTGGGCGGCATCACGCTGCTGTGCGCCGCGCTGGCGTTCACCAGCATGGCCCGGCGCATCCGGCACCCCGGCGGGCTGTACTCGCTGGTGTCGCACGGGCTCGGCCCGGCGGCCGGGCTCGGCGTCGCGGTCGTCGTGCTGATCTCGTACCTGGGCTCGATCGTGTCGCTCTACGCGGTGTTCGGGCTCACGTTCTCGGCCCTGTTCACCGACGCGTTCGGCCACGACCTGCCGGTCGAGGTGTCGGCGGTGGCCGGGGCGGTCGTCATCTCGCTGCTCGGGCTCGTGCCGTTACGCCGGGTCATCTGGCTGCTGGGCGGGCTGCTCACCGCGCAGATCGTCGTCCTGCTCTGGTTCGACGTCCGGGCCCTGCAGTTGCCGATGCAGCACGAGGACTTCATCGCGCCGCTCCACCCGGGCTGGCTGTTCAGCGGGTCGTTCGGCATCGCGCTCTGCTTCGCGGTGACCGCGTTCATCGGCCTCGACACCAGCCTGAACTTCGTCCGGGATGTGCGTCGGCCGGGCCGGTCGGTGCCGTTCGCCGCGTACCTGGCCGGCGCGCTGATGACGGCGGCGTCGGCGTTGTCGGCCTGGGCGGTCGGTGCGGCCACCAGCGGCCAGGCGCGGGCCGCGGTCGCACCCGACGACGTGGCGGCGACCGCCGGGACGACCGGCCAGTCGCTGTTCACGCTGATCGGCCGGATCGTCGGGCCGGAGCACGCCACCGGGATCGGGCGCCTGATCATGTGGACGCTGCTGCTGGCGACCGTCGGCACCGCGGTCGTCCTGCACAAGGCCGTGAACCGGCAACTCGCCGGTCTGTCCGGCGACGGGGTGCTGCCCTCGTCGTTCGGGCTCGGGACGCGTGGGCCGGTCCGGCTCATCGTTCCGGCGATCGCGGCGATCGGTGCGGTGGCCGTGGTCGCCACCGGGGACCGGATCTACGCGCTCTGGCTCGGGTTGGCCAGCGGGCTCGGCATCACCGGCGCGCTCACGCTGACCTCGATCGGCGCGGTTTTCTGGTTCCTGCGTACGGGCGAGGGCGAGACCGGCGTCGGCGGCTGGGAGGTGCGTGTCGTCGCCGGGGCGCTGTCCACCGTCGTGACCGGGTTCGTCTTCGTGTTCGGCCTGCTGCGGCTGACGTCGGTGTTCCCGCCGGCCGGTGGCCGCCCGTCGTGGCTGCTGGCCGTGCTGATCGGTACCGCGTTCGTGTTCGGGGTGGTGACCGCGCTGGTGCTGCGGTCGACGCGTCCCTCGGTGTACGCGTCGATCGGCCGGGCGAGCGGTTCTGCCGACCCCGGGCCCGGGGTCGAACCCAGCGGGCCCGGGGCGCACCCGGGTGTGGCGGATCAGGCGAACGTGCCGTGGACCGAGACGTCGTCGTGGCCGGCGGACGCGGTCGCCAAGTAG
- a CDS encoding TetR/AcrR family transcriptional regulator — protein sequence METTPRPGSAGWWRDRRAARAKRRNRPGGLTMDQITKTALVIVDEEGLAALTMRRLADALGTGAASLYRHVANREELLVEVVDHVLGDVEFAELKPTWREDFGTVAHNLRAALLHHPHLLPVVLRTPLLGPNALRGREASLRRILDFGFSRADAQPIYTVLVSTVLGQAVFAAHDRPEPLRPEVYRDQSADDYPTVAALADETTPQTSSALFSLMIDIMLDGIAARYPRES from the coding sequence GTGGAAACAACACCGCGACCGGGCAGCGCCGGGTGGTGGCGCGATCGCCGGGCCGCCCGGGCGAAGCGCCGGAACCGGCCCGGCGGCCTGACGATGGACCAGATCACGAAGACCGCGCTGGTCATCGTCGACGAGGAGGGGCTGGCCGCGCTGACCATGCGCCGGCTCGCCGACGCGCTCGGCACCGGAGCCGCGTCGCTCTACCGGCACGTCGCCAACCGCGAGGAACTACTCGTCGAGGTCGTCGACCACGTCCTCGGCGACGTCGAGTTCGCCGAGCTCAAGCCCACCTGGCGGGAGGACTTCGGGACGGTCGCGCACAACCTGCGGGCCGCGCTGCTGCACCACCCGCACCTGCTGCCGGTCGTGCTGCGCACTCCCCTGCTCGGCCCGAACGCGCTCCGCGGACGCGAGGCCAGCCTCCGGCGCATCCTCGACTTCGGGTTCTCCCGGGCCGACGCCCAGCCGATCTACACCGTGCTCGTCAGCACCGTGCTCGGCCAGGCGGTGTTCGCGGCCCACGACCGGCCCGAGCCGCTGCGTCCCGAGGTCTACCGCGACCAGTCGGCCGACGACTACCCGACGGTCGCCGCGCTGGCCGACGAGACCACCCCGCAGACGTCCTCGGCACTGTTCTCCCTGATGATCGACATCATGCTCGACGGCATCGCCGCCAGATATCCCCGGGAGAGCTAG
- a CDS encoding acetylxylan esterase, with amino-acid sequence MLTDLPLDQLRTYRSAQTRPDDFTAFWDETLADAARHDLDVRATEVETGLTTLTTFDVSFRGFGGEEIRAWLRVPAGASGPLPTVVQYIGYGGGRGHVLENLVWASAGFAHLVMDTRGQGAKWAVGDTADSGPAGPSVPGVMTRGIADPATYYYRRLYTDAVRAVDAARALPQVDADRIAVLGASQGGGLALAVAGLRDDLAAAVAYVPFLCDFPRSTRITDDHPYREIADYLATHRDQVERVHHTLSYFDGVTLAALATAPALISVALMDPVCPPSSVFGAANAYAGPCEVLTWDYNGHEGGGPFDDARALEFLRENVDR; translated from the coding sequence GTGCTGACCGATCTACCGCTCGACCAACTGCGCACCTACCGCAGCGCGCAGACCCGGCCCGACGACTTCACGGCGTTCTGGGACGAGACGCTGGCCGACGCCGCCCGGCACGACCTCGACGTCCGCGCGACCGAGGTGGAGACCGGCCTGACGACGCTCACCACCTTCGACGTCTCGTTCCGCGGGTTCGGCGGGGAGGAGATCCGGGCCTGGCTCCGCGTCCCGGCCGGGGCGAGCGGTCCGCTGCCGACCGTCGTGCAGTACATCGGCTACGGCGGCGGCCGCGGCCACGTGCTCGAGAACCTCGTGTGGGCGTCCGCCGGGTTCGCCCACCTGGTGATGGACACGCGCGGCCAGGGTGCGAAGTGGGCCGTCGGCGACACCGCGGATTCCGGTCCGGCCGGACCGTCGGTCCCCGGGGTGATGACCCGCGGGATCGCGGATCCCGCGACCTACTACTACCGACGCCTCTATACGGACGCCGTCCGCGCGGTGGACGCGGCCCGGGCGCTGCCGCAGGTCGACGCCGACCGGATCGCGGTGCTCGGCGCCAGCCAGGGCGGCGGGCTGGCGCTGGCCGTGGCCGGGCTGCGCGACGACCTCGCCGCGGCCGTCGCCTACGTGCCGTTCCTGTGCGACTTCCCGCGCTCGACCCGGATCACCGACGACCACCCGTACCGGGAGATCGCCGACTACCTGGCGACCCACCGCGACCAGGTCGAGCGGGTGCACCACACGCTCTCGTACTTCGACGGGGTGACCCTGGCCGCCCTGGCCACCGCGCCGGCGCTGATCTCGGTCGCGCTGATGGACCCGGTGTGCCCGCCGTCGTCGGTGTTCGGGGCGGCCAACGCGTACGCCGGGCCGTGCGAGGTGCTGACCTGGGACTACAACGGCCACGAGGGCGGCGGCCCGTTCGACGACGCCCGCGCGCTGGAGTTCCTGCGGGAGAACGTCGACCGGTAG